Proteins encoded together in one Camelina sativa cultivar DH55 chromosome 9, Cs, whole genome shotgun sequence window:
- the LOC109126532 gene encoding uncharacterized protein LOC109126532: MVRERRKTEKVEEKQEQDIVDQEEKVKPRQRSVSRRNMQSLVIGLVGAALTLGAYSQTYVDPGKSLGAGLFVLFFGLLVSEGFISL, encoded by the coding sequence ATggttagagaaagaagaaagacggAGAAAGTAGAAGAGAAGCAAGAACAAGATATTGTAGATCAAGAAGAGAAGGTGAAGCCAAGGCAAAGAAGCGTGAGCAGAAGAAACATGCAATCTTTGGTGATCGGGCTCGTTGGAGCTGCGTTGACTCTTGGTGCTTATTCTCAGACGTATGTTGATCCTGGCAAATCTCTTGGTGCTGGCCTCTTCGTCCTCTTCTTTGGTTTGCTTGTCAGCGAAGGTTTCATCTctctttga